In a genomic window of Allomeiothermus silvanus DSM 9946:
- a CDS encoding AraC family transcriptional regulator codes for MLEFAHYKQLGFADALHARYVTHEFARHSHDFYVVGVVTQGVEAFRLEGSTRYAPAGSVLVVHPGQVHTGYAVQREGWEYRMFYPSIAWVREVAESMGLKDELPRVSDAVLEDLEIAGKLKQAHRVSNNNPLAGETLLSEAMGLLLRRYGGAHPPQRSLPKAAVIQAVQYLRQSVSQPVTLEKLSRVSGLSRFHLVRAFRAYTGLPPHLYLLQLRIEEAKIRLCGPESLAQIALEVGFTDQAHFTKSFKRIVGVTPGVFRKARREAQRYTPDTFYLAS; via the coding sequence ATGCTCGAGTTCGCCCACTACAAGCAACTCGGCTTCGCCGATGCGCTCCATGCGCGCTACGTCACCCACGAATTCGCCCGGCACAGCCACGACTTTTACGTGGTAGGGGTGGTGACGCAAGGAGTCGAAGCTTTTCGGCTCGAGGGCTCCACCCGGTACGCCCCGGCAGGAAGCGTGTTGGTGGTCCACCCCGGCCAGGTTCACACCGGCTACGCAGTTCAACGAGAAGGCTGGGAATACCGGATGTTCTATCCGAGCATCGCCTGGGTGCGCGAAGTTGCTGAGTCTATGGGATTGAAGGATGAGCTACCTAGGGTGAGCGACGCAGTGTTAGAGGATCTTGAGATAGCGGGAAAGCTCAAGCAAGCCCACCGTGTTTCTAACAACAATCCTCTGGCCGGGGAAACTTTGCTGAGCGAGGCGATGGGCTTGTTACTCCGGCGGTATGGAGGAGCGCACCCCCCGCAACGCTCCCTGCCCAAAGCGGCGGTAATCCAAGCGGTGCAGTACCTACGCCAGTCGGTAAGCCAGCCGGTGACGCTCGAGAAACTCTCGCGGGTGAGCGGCCTTTCCCGGTTTCATCTGGTACGGGCTTTTCGCGCATACACGGGCCTGCCACCCCATCTCTACCTGCTTCAACTTCGCATTGAGGAAGCCAAAATCCGGCTGTGTGGCCCCGAGAGCCTGGCGCAAATCGCGCTCGAGGTAGGTTTTACCGATCAGGCCCACTTCACCAAATCCTTCAAGCGGATCGTGGGAGTGACTCCGGGGGTGTTCAGAAAGGCAAGGCGCGAGGCGCAGCGCTATACACCCGATACCTTCTATTTAGCCTCCTAG
- a CDS encoding DNA-formamidopyrimidine glycosylase — MPELPEVETTRRILEPYLLGQTIQKLSHSDPTRYRHTELAHGRKVLGTTRRGKYMLWQLEGGLEAIIHLGMTGGFRFTPHTHTRLTVELPGRTLYYTDPRRFGKWWVVEAGNYREIDLLGRIGPEPLSQEFTLPQFQRVLAGTRRRIKEVLLGQEAVAGIGNIYADESLWQSRIHPERPANTLKPAEVKRLYKAIRDVMGRAVEAGGSTLSDNSYQQPTGESGYFQFEHNAYGRPGQRCKRPGCTGKIARIVVGGRGTHFCPNCQRLAGLSRAK; from the coding sequence GTGCCCGAACTACCCGAAGTCGAGACGACCCGGCGCATCCTCGAGCCCTACCTGCTGGGTCAGACCATCCAAAAGCTCAGCCACTCCGACCCCACCCGCTACCGCCACACGGAACTGGCCCACGGGCGGAAGGTGCTCGGCACTACCCGGCGCGGCAAGTACATGCTCTGGCAGCTAGAGGGCGGGCTCGAGGCCATCATCCACCTAGGCATGACCGGCGGTTTTCGCTTTACGCCTCACACCCATACCCGGCTCACCGTCGAGTTACCCGGGCGAACCTTGTACTACACTGACCCCCGCCGCTTCGGAAAGTGGTGGGTGGTGGAAGCGGGAAACTACAGGGAGATTGACCTGCTGGGCCGGATAGGGCCGGAACCGCTATCCCAGGAGTTCACGCTGCCGCAGTTTCAACGAGTTCTGGCAGGAACCCGCCGCCGGATCAAGGAAGTCCTGCTAGGGCAAGAAGCCGTGGCCGGAATCGGAAATATCTACGCCGACGAGTCTTTGTGGCAAAGCCGCATCCACCCCGAGCGCCCAGCCAACACCCTAAAGCCCGCTGAGGTCAAGCGGCTTTATAAAGCCATCCGAGACGTAATGGGCCGGGCCGTAGAGGCGGGGGGTTCTACCCTATCCGACAACTCCTACCAGCAACCCACCGGCGAGAGCGGCTATTTCCAGTTCGAGCACAACGCCTATGGTCGCCCCGGGCAACGCTGCAAACGACCTGGCTGCACGGGGAAGATCGCTCGGATCGTGGTGGGGGGTCGGGGAACCCATTTTTGCCCCAACTGCCAGCGCTTGGCAGGCCTTAGCCGGGCAAAGTAA
- a CDS encoding tetratricopeptide repeat protein, which produces MREHLEEALRIKPDYAEAKAALAVWHAALAQAGIGWLYGADFNQANALFEEALKLEDSIVIRVWYALALQQQGKIPEARRQLEKALAMTPKDAADRFEQDIARERIKSLK; this is translated from the coding sequence ATGCGCGAACACCTGGAAGAAGCCTTGAGGATCAAACCCGATTACGCCGAGGCTAAAGCTGCTCTGGCGGTCTGGCATGCGGCCCTTGCACAAGCTGGGATCGGCTGGCTATACGGCGCCGACTTCAACCAAGCCAACGCGCTGTTCGAGGAAGCGCTCAAGCTCGAGGATTCGATAGTAATACGGGTCTGGTATGCCCTGGCCTTACAACAGCAAGGAAAAATCCCCGAGGCCCGCCGCCAGCTGGAAAAAGCCCTGGCCATGACCCCCAAAGACGCAGCGGATCGCTTCGAGCAAGACATCGCCCGAGAACGAATAAAAAGCCTGAAATAG
- a CDS encoding complex I NDUFA9 subunit family protein, protein MNVLIVGGTGFVGTHLTRCLLQKGHRVQVLSRQGTGLVSGARYIRGNAATGEGLAPAMKDAEAVIYLVAIIRERGDQTFQQAIVEGTRNTLEAARAAGVRRYLHMSALGAARGTGSRYFEAKAEAEERVRDSGLDWTIFRPSLIFGEGDDFFGGVLRGLVQGGSQNGLWYPPLPVIPLIGDGHFPFRPVWVGDVSEAFAQALEKPQTIGQTYELVGPQEYTFRELVLRVRDALGSRKPLLPIPIFLMDLALPLLSRIPGFPLTLDQYRMLKVGNTAEPTAMRQVFDLEWRSLEMELPIILKKSAHLAAG, encoded by the coding sequence ATGAATGTCTTGATCGTCGGAGGCACAGGCTTCGTGGGAACCCACCTGACCCGCTGCCTGTTACAAAAGGGTCACCGAGTGCAGGTCTTGTCGCGGCAAGGCACCGGTTTGGTCAGCGGAGCCCGCTATATCCGGGGCAATGCGGCCACCGGCGAGGGGTTGGCTCCAGCCATGAAAGATGCCGAGGCGGTGATTTATCTGGTGGCCATCATTCGCGAGCGGGGCGACCAGACCTTCCAGCAAGCCATCGTGGAGGGAACCCGCAATACGCTCGAGGCTGCCCGAGCCGCTGGGGTCCGGCGGTATTTGCACATGTCCGCCCTGGGAGCCGCTCGGGGAACCGGGAGCCGCTACTTCGAGGCCAAGGCTGAAGCCGAGGAGCGGGTGCGCGATTCTGGACTGGACTGGACCATCTTCCGGCCCAGCCTGATTTTTGGCGAGGGAGACGATTTCTTCGGGGGGGTGCTGAGAGGCTTGGTCCAGGGGGGGAGCCAAAACGGGTTGTGGTATCCTCCGCTACCCGTGATTCCCCTGATAGGGGATGGACATTTCCCCTTTCGACCGGTCTGGGTTGGGGATGTGTCAGAAGCTTTCGCCCAGGCGCTGGAAAAACCTCAGACCATCGGTCAAACCTACGAGTTGGTGGGCCCCCAGGAATACACCTTCCGCGAGTTAGTCTTGCGGGTGCGGGACGCGCTGGGCTCGCGCAAACCCCTTCTGCCGATCCCCATTTTTCTGATGGACCTTGCGCTTCCCCTGCTTTCGCGTATACCCGGCTTCCCGCTCACATTAGATCAATACCGTATGCTCAAAGTGGGTAATACCGCCGAGCCCACGGCTATGCGGCAGGTCTTTGACCTGGAATGGCGGAGCTTGGAGATGGAGTTACCCATCATCCTCAAAAAAAGCGCCCATCTGGCTGCGGGGTGA
- a CDS encoding cyclic nucleotide-binding domain-containing protein has protein sequence MKKVRRKEVIYRAGDRAEALYHLERGLVRIVEILPDGRQLTLRHVLPGDYFGEEALSNTHHRYTAEALTDAGAVGIDVANLSAEDLRAVASNLATQMAQVQAYETHLQWGELRSRICRYLIYLAKTAACGQDERGTYVTASHEEIADATASTRESVSKLLSDLRREGLLDTGYRKIYLMDQRSLKLEADTPMLEAV, from the coding sequence ATGAAAAAGGTACGCCGTAAGGAGGTCATCTACCGGGCAGGTGACCGCGCCGAAGCCCTCTACCACCTAGAGCGGGGATTGGTACGGATCGTAGAGATCCTGCCCGATGGTCGCCAACTCACCCTCAGACATGTCCTGCCCGGCGACTACTTTGGCGAGGAAGCCCTCTCCAATACCCACCACCGCTACACCGCCGAAGCCCTCACCGACGCGGGCGCCGTGGGCATCGACGTAGCCAACCTTTCCGCCGAGGACTTGCGGGCGGTGGCCAGCAACCTGGCTACCCAGATGGCCCAAGTGCAGGCTTACGAAACCCACCTGCAGTGGGGCGAACTGCGCAGCCGGATCTGCCGCTACCTGATCTACCTTGCCAAGACGGCCGCTTGCGGCCAGGATGAGCGGGGCACTTACGTCACCGCCTCGCACGAGGAGATAGCCGACGCCACCGCCTCCACCCGTGAGTCGGTATCCAAGCTGCTCTCCGACTTGCGCCGTGAGGGCCTTTTGGATACCGGCTATCGCAAGATCTACCTGATGGATCAGCGCTCGCTCAAGCTGGAAGCCGATACGCCTATGCTTGAGGCTGTATAG
- a CDS encoding MerR family transcriptional regulator — protein sequence MRRDLGVYTIAEVEERTGLSSALLRQWERRYGFPHPERSPGGHRLYSEADLVALRQIKAWISEGIAPSQAVRRYLDSLTQEGPRAPEALSAELEEALVRADTESAERVMAEAHRLYPLEVVVMDIISPTLRRIGDGWHLGRVTTAQEHLASTYLRGRLQELLRLMGGSLGPSVVVSTLPGEQHELGSLITALFLRRAGYTVHYLGPNTPLSDLKSFAERTGAKAVVLSAAQPISLESLPRGALEGLAPVVVVGGRAAKHHPELVERLGGHYLGNDPRLLAETLAPLLKEMGVW from the coding sequence ATGAGACGGGATTTGGGGGTTTATACCATCGCCGAGGTCGAGGAGCGCACTGGGCTGAGTTCCGCCCTGCTGCGCCAGTGGGAGCGGCGCTACGGCTTTCCCCACCCCGAGCGTTCTCCTGGCGGCCACCGCCTCTACTCCGAAGCCGACCTGGTGGCGCTGCGGCAGATCAAGGCCTGGATCAGCGAGGGGATTGCCCCCTCCCAGGCGGTACGCCGTTACCTAGATAGCCTGACCCAAGAGGGTCCGCGCGCTCCGGAAGCACTCTCCGCCGAACTCGAGGAAGCCTTGGTGCGCGCCGATACCGAATCCGCAGAACGGGTCATGGCCGAGGCGCACCGGCTCTACCCGCTCGAGGTAGTGGTGATGGATATAATCTCCCCCACCTTGCGCAGGATCGGGGATGGCTGGCACCTGGGAAGGGTCACTACTGCTCAAGAACACCTGGCCAGCACCTATTTGCGAGGGCGGCTGCAGGAGCTTCTCCGCCTCATGGGTGGCTCGCTGGGGCCTTCGGTGGTGGTCTCCACCCTCCCCGGCGAGCAGCACGAGCTTGGCAGCCTGATTACCGCCCTCTTTTTGCGCCGGGCTGGATATACAGTGCACTACCTGGGCCCCAACACCCCCCTTAGCGACCTCAAAAGCTTCGCCGAAAGAACTGGCGCCAAGGCAGTGGTACTCTCGGCTGCGCAGCCGATAAGCCTTGAATCGCTTCCCCGCGGGGCTTTAGAGGGCCTTGCTCCGGTAGTGGTGGTGGGAGGCCGGGCGGCCAAGCACCACCCCGAATTGGTCGAGCGGCTGGGGGGGCATTATCTGGGCAACGACCCTCGGCTGCTAGCGGAAACCCTGGCCCCGCTACTGAAGGAGATGGGCGTATGGTAA